From one Gracilibacillus salinarum genomic stretch:
- a CDS encoding response regulator transcription factor, producing the protein MYKMMIIDDESEIRIGLKNYFPWNQIGFDVVKDCVDGKVALNYLDQHDIDVILSDIRMPVLDGIELAKKLHESGSNIYLIFLSGYKDFSYAKEALKYGVKDYIVKPGKFEEIQEVFSRVKLELDKEWRELDENQASYCENIIRTMKEHIQKQYASICLEDMAEVLNMSPNYISSYFKEKTGENFSTYLTKIKMEKAAELLVDYHYKTYEISELVGYHNPKNFTRMFKKYYGMTPRDYRTSNMENMES; encoded by the coding sequence ATGTATAAAATGATGATTATCGATGATGAATCTGAAATTCGCATAGGATTGAAAAATTATTTTCCTTGGAATCAGATCGGTTTTGATGTAGTGAAAGATTGTGTTGATGGAAAAGTAGCGTTAAATTATTTAGATCAACATGACATTGATGTCATTCTGTCTGATATCCGCATGCCCGTTCTGGATGGCATTGAACTTGCTAAAAAACTTCACGAAAGTGGTTCGAATATTTACCTTATCTTTCTTAGTGGCTATAAAGATTTCTCCTATGCGAAGGAAGCGCTGAAATATGGAGTGAAGGATTATATAGTGAAGCCAGGAAAGTTTGAGGAAATTCAAGAAGTGTTTAGCAGGGTGAAGCTAGAACTGGATAAAGAGTGGCGAGAATTAGATGAAAATCAGGCCAGTTATTGTGAAAATATTATTCGTACTATGAAAGAGCATATTCAAAAACAGTATGCCAGCATTTGTTTAGAAGATATGGCGGAAGTATTAAACATGTCTCCAAACTATATTAGTTCTTATTTCAAGGAAAAGACAGGCGAAAATTTCTCCACCTATCTGACGAAAATCAAAATGGAAAAAGCAGCAGAACTATTGGTTGATTATCATTACAAAACATATGAAATTAGTGAACTAGTCGGTTATCACAATCCCAAAAATTTCACCCGTATGTTTAAGAAATATTATGGGATGACGCCAAGAGATTATCGCACTTCAAACATGGAGAACATGGAATCGTGA